GGTAGAGGTTCTTCGGGTAGATGGGCTTCTCGTAGAGGAGCTGGTAAAGCTCGGTCCGGAGGTCCTTCATCCAGTTGTCCCACTGGGCGCGCGCCCGGTGGTCCCGGAGCGCC
The window above is part of the Candidatus Rokuibacteriota bacterium genome. Proteins encoded here:
- a CDS encoding nitrilase; the encoded protein is ALRDHRARAQWDNWMKDLRTELYQLLYEKPIYPKNLYLKRAPMKHKEYRDKVIKRQIRLMHDRGIWVKPAR